One Phenylobacterium hankyongense DNA segment encodes these proteins:
- a CDS encoding acyl-CoA dehydrogenase family protein — protein MADFGGTDLEAFRADARSWIEANFPPALKGAANPMMREERAKPSADQEAWRKAMGEKGWGVPTWPAAYGGGGLSGGEARVLQQELNRAGAYNPIGGMGVMMFGPTLLEYGTEAQKQQHIPAIVKGELQWCQGFSEPGAGSDLAALQTRAEDKGDHYLVNGSKIWTSGAQYADWCFCLVRTDTSKKHEGISFVLFDMKTPGVEVRPIKLISGNSPFCETFLTDVRVEKDQLVGPLNGGWTIAKRLLQHERSGLSGAGGGGRMGGGRSLTSLAKDYVGLDETGRIADRDLRTRIIQTEIDARAFQQTAIRAMLESKGNAGPSAATSIMKNAGTRVMQDRAELTLEVMGHQGLGWEGEDFTPEELGAVRQWLGGKATTIYGGSQEIQNNIISKRILGLPDLTQSK, from the coding sequence ATGGCTGATTTTGGAGGAACCGACCTCGAAGCGTTCCGGGCCGACGCCCGAAGCTGGATCGAGGCGAATTTTCCGCCGGCGCTGAAGGGCGCGGCGAACCCGATGATGCGCGAGGAGCGCGCCAAGCCCTCCGCCGACCAGGAAGCCTGGCGCAAGGCGATGGGCGAGAAGGGCTGGGGCGTCCCCACCTGGCCTGCGGCCTATGGCGGCGGCGGCCTGTCGGGCGGCGAAGCCCGCGTGCTGCAGCAGGAGCTGAACCGCGCCGGCGCCTACAACCCGATCGGCGGCATGGGCGTGATGATGTTCGGCCCGACCCTGCTGGAATACGGCACCGAGGCGCAGAAGCAGCAGCATATCCCGGCCATCGTCAAAGGTGAGCTTCAGTGGTGCCAGGGTTTCAGCGAGCCCGGCGCCGGCTCTGACCTGGCGGCTCTTCAGACGAGAGCCGAGGACAAGGGCGACCATTATTTGGTCAACGGGTCAAAGATCTGGACTTCCGGCGCGCAATACGCCGACTGGTGCTTCTGCCTGGTGCGCACCGACACCTCGAAGAAGCACGAGGGCATCTCCTTCGTGCTGTTCGACATGAAGACGCCGGGCGTCGAAGTCCGCCCGATCAAGCTGATCAGCGGCAACTCGCCGTTCTGCGAGACCTTCCTGACCGACGTGCGGGTGGAGAAGGACCAGCTGGTCGGGCCGCTGAACGGCGGCTGGACCATCGCCAAGCGGCTCCTGCAGCACGAGCGCTCGGGCCTCTCGGGCGCGGGCGGCGGCGGCCGGATGGGCGGCGGGCGTTCGCTCACCAGCCTGGCCAAGGACTACGTCGGCCTCGACGAGACCGGCCGCATCGCCGACCGCGACCTGCGCACCCGCATCATCCAGACCGAGATTGATGCGCGGGCGTTCCAGCAGACCGCCATCCGCGCCATGCTGGAATCCAAGGGCAACGCCGGCCCCTCGGCCGCCACCTCGATCATGAAGAACGCCGGCACCCGCGTCATGCAGGACCGCGCCGAGCTCACCCTCGAGGTCATGGGCCACCAGGGCCTGGGCTGGGAGGGCGAGGACTTCACGCCCGAGGAACTGGGCGCAGTGCGCCAGTGGCTGGGCGGCAAGGCCACGACGATCTACGGCGGCAGCCAGGAGATCCAGAACAACATCATCTCCAAGCGCATCCTGGGCCTGCCGGACCTGACGCAAAGCAAGTGA